TCCCGCGTGCACGCGCCACTCCCCGCCGgcgcgccgcggccgccgcctccgCGACCGGCATCGTGGAGTGCCCGCGACCCCGGCCAGGTAAAGCATGATCCTCCCTCCTGCCTTGGGCGGCGCGCCTGCGCATTGCGGCCGTCGCCGCTCGCGGGCTGGCCTACATCCACCACTCCGGGCGCCGTGGCAGCGGCACACCCAAGCTGGCGCACGGCAACATCAAGAGCACCAACATCCTGCTGGACAGATTCGGCGTGGCTCGTCTCGCGGACTGCGGGCTGGCGCAGCTGGGATCGTCACCGGCCGCTGCGGCGGCTCGCTCCGCGGGGTACCGCGCACCCGAAGCGCCCCCACCGCCTCGTCCCTGGGCGTCGCACAAGGGCGACGTGTACGCGCTGGGCGTGGTGCTCCTGGAGCTCCTGACGGGTCGGTACCTCGGGAGCGAGCTCCCCaacggcggcgtggtggtggagCTGCCCCGGTGGGTGCAGTCCGTGGTGCGGGAGGAGTGGACGTCGGAGGTGTTCGACCTGGAGCTGATGAAGGACAAAGGCACCGAGGAGGAGATGGTGGCGATGCTGCAGCTGGCGCTgagctgcgcggcggcggcgcccgagcAGCGGCCCAAGATCGTGTACgtggtgaagaagatgatcgacGAGGTCCGCGCGTGCGGGGTggaggcgtcggcgtcggcgttgcACGAGTCCTCCAGCGTCTCCGACTCGCCCGCCGTgtcggagggcggcggcggcgcgctcaGCCAGTGAGGGCGCGCCGCGCGCGGGGGGCGACCTGGTGTTGGTGGTCCTTCGGAATTGCCTTGTGATGAGTGCCTTGGTAGGCAGGATTCGAGCGGGGTAGCTGCCTGCGGTGCGGTGCTTGTGGTTGTGGCGTTCTGCTAGCTGCTTCTGACTTCTCTCACCTCCTTCGTTCTCGTTGCCTCCCTTTTTTGTGCGCTCTGTTGGTTCGTGTCCAGGGCGTCAGTTTCCGCCGTTCTAGTCAGTATGTGGCGGCGGCGCCACCATCGGGCTTTATCGGGTAATTAACTCGTGGGAAGGCACAAGGTTCAGACGATTTGGGCGCTGTTTGGAGCCTTTGGTTTCTGTTGATTCTGTTCTTCGTGGGTCTCAAAATTTTTTTTATTGTCTGCGTTTTTCTTGGGAGATTCCTTGGTGCTGTCTCGGTTTCGTGCTACTAGTTGTACTGCGATTGAATGCGACTGTTTTAATTAGATTTGGTTGGTCAGGAAGGCCACACGGCCCGATAAATAAATCACAACACAAATTATGGCCCAAGTCCCTGGTGAAGAAGGAACATCCCCAGGAGCCAGCAACTTCTGCTGTCTTGTTCGTGTACTGATAATCTGATATGGTTCCTGGGATCAAGCCAGAAAATTCTCTTCTGCTGCAGTGCTTGTACTACTACCCTTGTTGATATAGTTCTCTATTTCACTATTTTGGCAACTTGTGAGAACATAGTTGATGGGTAATACgattgaagttctttctttgacCTGTATGCTTGTAAAGCTGTTTCTGTGGTTGCTATTTTGCAAATATTAATGCATTTGCAGTGATTGGCATTACTCTATTTGATCTCTATCCCTACCTCTGTGTTATTTGTGGAGGACGTTATGGAATCTAACATTGATGACTCTCAACCAAGGCTAACTGTGGTATTGATCTAGCGTTGACCTTTTTTTTGTCCAGGATGTGCACTGAAATACATTGCCGCTTTGGCTATTGATCTTTCCCTTCTGTGCTACTCGAAGGAAGGCTATCAAATTTAAAATCACTAACAACAGCTACAATTTCATTTTGTCCAAATGTGCTTTCAGCTGTCTTTCTGTCTTCCAAATTTGTACACTCATAGTTAGCCGTAAATTTTATAGGAGCTAATGTAATTAAAATGGTCCATAATATATTAACTGTCTAATTAACCTGCTAATGCTGGTTACCAAAGGATTTTATTTTAAGGTCTTTGTCAACAAAAAGGAAACTCTTGCAGCTTTGACAGATTTTGTCCTTCATTTCCTCTGGTTCCTTCATTAAACCAAATCAAGAGACAGAAATGCAATATAAActcccttccttccccttccttgTTTGCATGTCATGTTGCAATGTTACATATGTAAGCAGCAGGAATGTTGGACATCAGAACTAGAGTGCTTCTTTTTCATAAAGATACTCTGAAACTAGACAGATACTTGTCAATTTCATTGGGTTTACTTCCAGCAGCGCACTGTTGtttaatttttaggcaaagttctatagtgtagggggggctgagacttaagatcgagcagcagtgttgttcagtcccccctaaaatatttcctggatccgccgctgctgcCAAACATGCTCTACAACACGAAGCAAAACCAGTAACTGGatgtctgaaactctgaataaCTTGTGGACTTTCATTTTTTTTTATGACCTGCCTCTATGATCACATCTTTGATGTCAGCTATGAAAATGGCACGTCCTCTGAAATTGTATTCTTTAATTAGTTTAGCACTTGTAGCTCTATGCCACCCTGTGTGTTAGTACTTAGTAGACCAGTAAACAGTATGCATTGTTTGTCTTCTAAAATGTTTTTTCACGTCCAGGTGTATGGTGCACCGTCACATTCACACCATTGAATCAGTAGTATCTCATCAGTCATGGCCCTTGAGAGCAGACTAGATGCACAATCCGTGCTAGTCTGGGAGTACCATAAAATTTGGCATATATACTTCGGGCTTAAGCATTATAAACCAAAATATGATTAATGGTCTCCCAGTCAGTTTAGTTTGTCTTTGTGCTCTTTTTGTAATGACCAACAAAAAACATCCTAATGTTCTGTTGGAGGCATAGCCATATTTTTAAAGATCTGTTCCAGCCTTCCAGAACCAGAACAAACTAGCTATTTGGCTTCAGGAGTTGGCTTGGTCCAAAACAGTTGAAACTAGATTGCCACTTTAATTGACTTCTTTTGTAAAGCTGAGGAAAAACTGTGGAACATCTTTTTTCCCTGGAGCTCATGTTGATACATTGTTTTTAGTCATTACAGTAGATATGTTGAAAAAATTATGCTGAGATTGTATTGCTGTGTGATTCTTTTGCAGCTGCTAACTTGACTATTTTCTTTGTGCATATAAAATTTAAAATGCTGGCAATGGAATCCATGTTTTCTTCATCTTGATCCTACTGATATGTTTTACCCCTAGCTCTGCTTTGACTGGATATAATGATATAAATACCTTGTTGTACGTGAGGGAAGCTGAAGGGAAAGGATTTCTCCGTGACTGGTCTgattcagcaaaaaaaaaaaaaaaaaaaaaaaaaaaaaaaaaaccatgcaGTTGGTCAGGTATAACTTGTGTGGAGCATAATGTTATGTCAAGCATAATGTTATGTCAAGCATAATGTTATGTCAATAGACTTGTCTCTGTGCCAATTTATGCCCCATTGCTGTTATGCTTCAGGTCATTCCAATCACTTGTTCATCTCAACTTTAGTGGTTGCGGGTTTTTTGGTGAGCTTCCAGATGCCTTGGGAACTTGCACAATCTTGAGTACCTTGATTTGAGCCATAACCAGCTTACAGGGGTCCTTCCTGTTTCATTGTATGGACTGAAGACAATGAAAGAAATGATGGTTGACAATAATTTATTTTCAGGTCAATTGAGCCCTGCTATTGCACAGCTTAAGTACCTCAACAAGCTCTCTGTATCCATGAATTCCGTCTCTGGTGCCCTTCCTCCAGAGCTGGGCAGTCTACAGAATCTGGAGTTCCTGGACCTTCACATGAACGCACTCAATGGGTTAATGCCAGCAGCTCTGGGTAATCTGTCTCGGCTCTTGCACCTTCATACAAGCCGGAGCAATATCTGTGGCTCAATATTTCCAGGAATAACTGCAATGGCAAACCTAGATACAGTTGATCTCACTTCAAATGCTTTGGTGGGGCCACTACCTAGGGAGATTGGTCAGCTACAGAATGTTCAATTGTTAATATTGGGACATAATGGTTTCAAGGGAAGCATTCCCGAAGAAATCAGTAAACTAAAGCTGCTGGAAGAGCTTGAGCTCCCTGGATTTCACAGTCATCCCTCGGACAGTTGGTGGTTTCAGAAGTTTGAAAAAGCTTGATATTTTAGGGAATAATTTCAATACTGCGCTCCCGGCATCTATTGGCAAGCTGGGAAATCTGACTCATCTATACACAAGGGCTCTGGGCTCACTGGGAATATTCTGAGAGAACTTGGTAAGTGCAAGAAGTGTTTGTTGATTTGTCTGCTAACTCCTTTCCTGGCTCTATACCTGAAGAACTCGCAGGTATAGAACCCATTGCCACATTAAATGCGGAGGCAACAATCGATCTGGTCACATTCCAGAGTGGATCCAGAATTGGGTGATTCTTCGTTCCATGTATCTGGTGCAGAACAGGTTTTATGGACCCCTCCCAGTACTGCCATTGCAGCATCTAGTTATTTTTTCTGCAGAAACCAACAAGCTATCTGGTTCTATTCCTGTTGGGATTTGTCAGGTCAAATCGCTGCAGCACTCATACTGCACAACAACAATCTGACTGGAAAATATCATGGAGGCATTTCAAGGGTGCAAGAACCTTACGGAACTTAACCTGGAAGGAGACCATCTTCATGGTGAGTACCACATTACTTGTCTGAGCTACCACTAGTAACAGTGGAATTGTCCCAAAACAACTTCACTGGAAAGCTGCCACAGAAATTGTGGGAATCATCAACTATTCTGTAGATCACACTCAACGATCAGCTAACTGGCCCTATACCTGAAAGCATCGGTAGGTTCTCCAGGTTGCAGAGGCTACGGATTGATAACTACCTAGAAGGGCCTATCCCACAGTCAATCAGCACTTGAAGGAATCTGACAAATCTCTCTCTATGGGGCAATAGGCTGTTTGGGAACATTCCACTAGAGTCTAGAGCTCTACCGCTGCAGAAACCTGTAACTCTGAATCTGAGCTCTAACAATTTGTCTGGCCACATCGGCACATCCCACGTGCCGTATCTCACTTGACATATTTCAACAGCTTGAATTTGTCTATTAACCAGCTGTCCGGTGCTATACCTGCTGAGATCTGTGTCGGATTTGGGAATGCAGATCAcactcaggccttgtttagttcgctaAATTTTTtaggaaatggtactgtagcactttcgttgttatttggcaattagtgttcaatcatagtctaattaggcttaaaagattcgtctcgtgaatttcgtctaaactgtgtaattagttttattttttatttatatttaatgcttcatgcatgcatcaaagattcgatgtgacggggaatcttgaaaaattttgcaaaatggaaGGGAACTAAACAGCACCTCAGTTTATTCAGCATTATGGCTTTGCTTGATCTTTCATAGAACAGATTGACCAATCATATCCCAAGAGCGATCAAGAATTGTGCCATGGTTACAGACCTAAACCTGCAAGGAAATATGCTGAGTGGCACCATTCCACCAAAGCTTTGGCGAACTTCGAAATGTTACAGCCATCTATCTTTCTTTTAACACATTAGTTGACCTGATGCTTCGTTGGTCTGCACTGTTGGTACAACTGCAAGTCCTTTTTCTCTCTAATAATCACTTAGGTGGCTCTATTCCTGCTAAGATAGGGCAAATACTTCCCAAAACTGAAAAACTAGACTTATCCAGTAACGCACTTACTGGGACAGTATCCAAGGCTTTACTCTGCATCAATTACTTAACCTACTATCTGGATGTTAGTAATAACAGCCTCTCTGGACAAATCCCATTCTCTTGTCGTAATGAAAAAGAGTCGTTGAGCTCACTGGTATTATTCAATGGGAGCAGTAACCATTTTTCAGGGAACCTACCACGAAAGGAATGACTTCCATGGTCCCACTCCTTGTGGTGTCTGCAATATATTTGACCTTGCATTTGCCGACTTCTCTGGTAATCACATTGGCATGTGCAGCTTTGTGGGTTGTGCTGCAGAAGGCTTTTGCACTGGAAATGGTTTTGATCGTAGGGAACTTAATTCATCTGATCGAGTTCTAAGAGCAGCAACCAGCAATCATTTGTGTCAGTATACTCGCTGTCATCATTGTTTTAGTTATTCTGATGGTTTTATCTGAGACGGAAGCTATTGAGAAGCAGACCCTTGAGTACTGTACCTGTCAGCAAGGCCAAGGCTACCATAGAGCCAACCTCAAGTGATGAACTTCTAGGGCCCTGTTTGACATCTTGGAAATATTTTACAGCTGTAAACAAGTTGCAGATATTTTCTGGTGCACAACACGACCACTGGAATTTCTGTTGCCTGTAAAATTTTGTTTGGGTATTCACAACAAGACACTAGTGGCTGCTTGCCTGATGAAGCAATATGGAGGAACACAAGATGAGTAGAAACGAGAGAATAGAAAACAATGTACATGAAGGAACACAAGCTGTAGCCAAAGACCGCAAGCATGACACCAATTTGATGAAGCAGCTGCTTGCCTGCCCCCTTGTCCGTCGCACTTGTTCAGCGGCGGGTGCGGGTGGCGGCGAGTTTGCTGCACGAGGGAGGCTTTGGCGGCTGTGGGTGGCACCTTGGTGGTGGCAGCACGTAGGGCAACATCAAGGTCACCAGCTAGTCCAATTATCATTCCCTGCCATCTCCCGATGAGGTCACCGTGCCGCCACCCCTCGACCTCGAGTCGTCCCATCGAGCGAATCGATGCTCGCGAGTCGCGACTCATGAGAGAGTGAGCCTGACCTTTCTTGTTTTTTTCTCCAGAGCAGATTTTTATTTTCCGGTCGGACTGGGCCAAACCAGGTGCGAATAATATTTGTTTATAATCCATCCAAACAGTTATTTTGAATCTAGGTTGGAAATAATGCAGGTAGATATTTTACACTTGTTTTGTAGGATTAAAACTAGGCTTCCAAACAGCCCCCAGCAGGGAAGAAGTTTCGGGAACCATTGAGTATTAATCTTGTAACATTATGAATATTCACTGAGGGTCACTGCAGATGATATTCTGAAAGCCATTGACAATTTCAGTAAGGTGCACATTATAGGTGATGATGGTTGGTGGCTTTGGCACTGTCTACAGAGCAGCACTTCCTGACATGGTGGCCGGCCATCAGTTCCAAGGTGATCGTGAATTCCTATCCAAAATGGAAACAATTGGAATGGTGAAATTTCCTAACCTTGTTCCTCTACTTGGCTATTGTGTTTGTGGTGATGAATGGTTCCTGATATATGAGTAATGGAGAATGGGAGTCTTGAGATGTGGCTTAGGAACTG
The nucleotide sequence above comes from Miscanthus floridulus cultivar M001 chromosome 18, ASM1932011v1, whole genome shotgun sequence. Encoded proteins:
- the LOC136523858 gene encoding probable leucine-rich repeat receptor-like protein kinase At1g68400, producing the protein SSLLPWAARLRIAAVAARGLAYIHHSGRRGSGTPKLAHGNIKSTNILLDRFGVARLADCGLAQLGSSPAAAAARSAGYRAPEAPPPPRPWASHKGDVYALGVVLLELLTGRYLGSELPNGGVVVELPRWVQSVVREEWTSEVFDLELMKDKGTEEEMVAMLQLALSCAAAAPEQRPKIVYVVKKMIDEVRACGVEASASALHESSSVSDSPAVSEGGGGALSQ